In a genomic window of Anaerolineae bacterium:
- the fliQ gene encoding flagellar biosynthesis protein FliQ codes for MTETMVLELGRNALIITLMLALPLLLSSLLVGLIVSLVQAVTQIHEVTLTFVPKLLVFFLVLALLGSWMLQDLLQYTAGLFTSLPNLAR; via the coding sequence ATGACGGAGACGATGGTGCTGGAGTTAGGGCGCAATGCGTTGATCATCACGCTGATGTTAGCGTTGCCCCTGCTTTTGAGTAGTCTTCTAGTGGGTCTCATCGTCAGCCTCGTCCAGGCGGTTACCCAGATTCATGAGGTCACATTGACGTTTGTGCCTAAGCTGTTGGTGTTTTTCCTGGTGTTGGCGTTGCTGGGATCCTGGATGCTTCAGGATTTGCTGCAGTATACAGCTGGCCTGTTCACCAGTCTGCCAAATTTGGCGCGTTGA
- a CDS encoding flagellar motor protein MotB translates to MAGGHGSAGGLRWLLTYADLITLLLAFFIIMYAGSKADLERFTKLAISLRQGFGISVLPSSGGQGILPGEGGGALPFQSLPQRSKDFLAISQALAERSRATGTHPFVAVNMRREGIAITLSASLLFPSGGVELSPESLPMLDEIARIIAPMPNPIRVEAHTDDLPTNNPLYPTNWELSAARAAGVVRYLIEKGHIQPERLVAVGRAEYAPLFPNDSREHRAQNRRADIVILYPPDDYLIDGLNLPGEGPAANANLHHGGQP, encoded by the coding sequence ATGGCGGGCGGACATGGCAGTGCAGGAGGCCTGCGCTGGTTGTTGACTTACGCGGACCTCATTACGCTTTTGCTAGCCTTCTTCATCATCATGTATGCCGGTTCCAAGGCCGACCTAGAGCGCTTTACTAAGTTGGCCATTTCGCTGCGCCAGGGCTTTGGGATTAGCGTTCTGCCAAGTAGCGGAGGTCAAGGGATTTTGCCGGGCGAGGGCGGTGGGGCACTTCCCTTTCAGTCATTGCCGCAGCGTAGCAAGGATTTTCTGGCCATCTCCCAGGCCCTGGCCGAGCGCAGCCGGGCGACTGGCACTCATCCGTTTGTGGCGGTCAACATGCGCCGAGAGGGGATCGCCATTACCCTTTCCGCTTCTCTATTGTTTCCATCGGGCGGGGTAGAGCTAAGCCCAGAATCCCTACCGATGCTGGACGAGATCGCGCGCATCATCGCCCCCATGCCAAATCCTATCCGGGTTGAGGCCCACACGGATGATCTGCCGACCAACAACCCCCTGTACCCGACAAATTGGGAGCTGAGTGCAGCTCGTGCAGCTGGTGTGGTCCGTTACCTGATCGAAAAAGGCCATATTCAGCCTGAACGGTTGGTTGCGGTGGGCCGCGCCGAGTATGCCCCGCTGTTCCCCAATGACTCTCGCGAGCACCGTGCCCAAAATCGGCGCGCCGACATCGTGATCCTCTATCCGCCGGACGATTACCTTATCGATGGCTTAAATCTGCCAGGCGAAGGCCCTGCGGCCAATGCCAATCTCCATCACGGTGGACAGCCATGA
- the fliM gene encoding flagellar motor switch protein FliM, with amino-acid sequence MTTPSEILTQEEIDALLAMLPTSGETLLAPAPPSDQQAAIRHYDFRRPDKFSKEQIRALRMMHENMGRRMAISLSAYLRTAVDANLADIDQGTYATFLSQLAGPAIYNIVSLKPLQGQMVLEISAPLADVIIDRLLGGPGRAWERHREFTDLELSLLEGVVVRILDSLAEAWTAVLPVKPQVEETLLNMYFVQLGLLTDAIVWIVFEVRLGEVNGYLRLGLPYALLKPVGAKLSPQAWIAGTEASDDLERTAEIQHLIAHLQEVPVEVTAILGEVDTTLQELNELKPGDLIPLDAAAHHEIKVLVGGVHRFWARPGTRGTRLAVEITQVITGEAERLEER; translated from the coding sequence ATGACGACTCCTAGCGAGATCCTGACCCAGGAGGAGATAGACGCGCTTTTGGCTATGCTGCCCACGAGTGGTGAGACCCTGCTAGCCCCCGCGCCGCCGTCGGATCAGCAAGCCGCCATTCGGCACTACGACTTCCGTCGCCCTGACAAGTTCTCTAAGGAACAAATCCGTGCGCTGCGCATGATGCACGAGAACATGGGACGGCGAATGGCTATTTCCCTCTCTGCCTATCTACGGACTGCAGTAGACGCTAATCTGGCAGATATTGATCAAGGCACTTACGCGACCTTTCTATCCCAGCTAGCTGGGCCGGCCATCTATAACATCGTTAGTTTGAAGCCGCTACAGGGGCAGATGGTTCTGGAGATCAGCGCGCCGCTAGCTGATGTGATCATTGATCGCCTGTTGGGAGGGCCAGGACGGGCATGGGAACGGCATAGGGAGTTCACGGACCTAGAGCTTTCTCTACTGGAAGGAGTGGTTGTCCGAATTCTGGATAGCCTGGCAGAGGCATGGACAGCCGTACTTCCAGTGAAGCCTCAGGTGGAAGAGACGTTGCTGAATATGTATTTTGTGCAGCTTGGCTTGTTGACCGATGCCATCGTATGGATCGTGTTTGAGGTGCGGCTGGGTGAGGTGAATGGTTATCTACGGTTGGGGCTTCCATATGCGCTCCTAAAGCCGGTGGGCGCTAAGCTGAGCCCACAGGCATGGATTGCTGGCACTGAAGCCTCTGACGATCTGGAGCGAACCGCTGAAATTCAGCATCTTATCGCCCACTTGCAAGAGGTGCCTGTGGAGGTGACGGCGATTTTGGGGGAGGTAGACACGACATTGCAAGAGCTGAACGAATTAAAGCCCGGTGATCTGATCCCACTAGACGCGGCAGCCCATCACGAGATCAAGGTCTTGGTAGGAGGAGTGCACCGATTCTGGGCGCGGCCAGGCACCCGGGGCACTCGCCTGGCCGTCGAGATCACTCAAGTGATCACCGGAGAGGCCGAGAGACTTGAAGAGAGGTGA
- the fliP gene encoding flagellar type III secretion system pore protein FliP (The bacterial flagellar biogenesis protein FliP forms a type III secretion system (T3SS)-type pore required for flagellar assembly.), which produces MSFRTGGIALILAILFLAVGVTGCVIRAEDAGSPDFDLRVSMPGNGQELVAELQLLIMLTTLALVPAILIVTTAFIRITVVLSILRNAIGLPQLPPNQVIIALSLFLTFFVMNPVWEQVNRDALQPFIAGTLSQQEAMERGMQPIREFMLKQAREEDLALFIHLAQLPRPRTADDVPTYALIPAFVISELRTAFQMAFVVYIPFLVVDMVVSSALMSMGMMMLPPTVISLPFKLLLFVMVDGWHLVVRSLVMSFHV; this is translated from the coding sequence ATGAGTTTCAGAACAGGTGGCATTGCGCTGATCTTGGCCATCCTTTTTCTCGCCGTAGGAGTGACCGGCTGTGTCATTCGGGCGGAGGACGCCGGCTCACCCGACTTCGACTTACGCGTCAGTATGCCGGGAAACGGTCAGGAGCTAGTAGCTGAGCTTCAGCTCCTTATTATGCTTACCACCCTGGCCTTGGTGCCGGCTATCTTGATTGTGACCACGGCCTTCATTCGCATCACAGTGGTTCTCTCCATCTTACGAAATGCCATCGGCCTTCCTCAATTGCCTCCTAACCAGGTGATTATCGCCCTTTCGCTCTTTTTGACCTTTTTCGTGATGAATCCGGTGTGGGAGCAAGTTAACCGGGACGCATTGCAGCCGTTTATTGCTGGGACGCTCTCCCAGCAGGAGGCAATGGAACGAGGGATGCAGCCGATTCGGGAATTTATGTTGAAGCAGGCTCGCGAGGAGGATCTAGCACTCTTCATCCATCTAGCTCAGCTCCCTCGCCCGCGCACGGCGGATGACGTGCCGACATACGCGCTGATCCCAGCCTTTGTCATCAGCGAGCTGAGGACGGCCTTTCAGATGGCCTTTGTGGTTTATATCCCATTTCTGGTAGTGGACATGGTCGTATCGAGTGCACTGATGTCCATGGGTATGATGATGCTACCGCCAACGGTGATTTCCCTTCCCTTTAAGCTGTTGCTTTTCGTCATGGTAGATGGTTGGCATCTGGTGGTGCGTTCGCTGGTGATGAGCTTTCATGTTTAG
- the fliN gene encoding flagellar motor switch protein FliN — protein sequence MSEKEPATVQPAELTPLGTGQPSSGARNLDLLLDVPLRVTVELGRTEMPIREVLALGPGSVVELSKVAGEVVDILVNGKLIAHGEVVVIDDMFGVRVTDIVPPAARVRSLG from the coding sequence ATGTCAGAGAAAGAGCCTGCTACCGTACAGCCGGCAGAGCTAACACCCCTAGGGACGGGACAGCCCAGCTCAGGTGCTAGAAACCTGGATTTGCTCCTCGATGTCCCACTGCGTGTGACCGTAGAGTTAGGACGAACTGAGATGCCCATCCGCGAGGTGCTCGCGCTGGGGCCTGGCTCAGTGGTGGAGCTGAGCAAAGTGGCTGGCGAAGTGGTGGACATCCTGGTAAACGGCAAGCTAATCGCCCACGGTGAAGTCGTAGTCATTGACGACATGTTTGGCGTGCGTGTGACGGACATCGTCCCGCCAGCAGCACGCGTGCGTTCTCTGGGCTGA
- a CDS encoding chemotaxis protein CheX: MNIRFINPFVVAAGEVLRSEIQTEIQRGELKLQRSSLTGNEVTALLTLVGDVEGVVMYGMSAEMALAFVSRMLGQPVEELNELAQSGIGELGNVITGRASTLLAAEGFSAVISVPTLIVGKNVQISTLDFQRLVVPLLTPYGTLEIHLALRERRNGAQSNQA; the protein is encoded by the coding sequence ATGAACATCCGATTCATCAACCCTTTTGTGGTCGCAGCCGGTGAAGTGCTCCGGTCCGAGATCCAAACCGAGATCCAGCGCGGTGAGCTTAAGTTACAGCGCTCGTCCCTGACTGGAAACGAGGTGACCGCGCTCCTGACCCTGGTAGGGGACGTAGAGGGAGTTGTAATGTACGGGATGAGCGCCGAAATGGCCTTGGCCTTCGTCTCTAGGATGTTAGGGCAGCCGGTGGAGGAGCTGAACGAACTCGCCCAAAGCGGGATCGGCGAGCTGGGCAACGTCATCACCGGCCGCGCTAGCACGCTGCTCGCTGCCGAGGGGTTTTCCGCAGTGATCTCGGTGCCCACCTTGATCGTGGGGAAGAACGTTCAGATCTCAACGCTGGATTTTCAACGCTTGGTCGTGCCTTTGCTCACGCCCTACGGAACCCTGGAGATCCACCTAGCCTTGCGGGAACGGCGGAACGGTGCGCAAAGCAATCAGGCCTAA
- a CDS encoding flagellar motor protein → MNIGTILGLLVGIGCILASVVVEGGALIALVNLPGALIVFGGTIGATLVNFPLALIQALPKMVIRTITGGPHHQVEELVSQLVSLADKARRQGLLSLEEEEQNITDPFLKKGIMLVVDGVDPVEIRHILETDTQLMAERHAHGYGVLEAMGGYAPTMGVLGAVLGLINVLSHLEESSHLGKGIATAFVATMYGVGVANLVFLPLAGKLKAHSQEEVLLRKIMTEGILAIQAGDNPHIIREKLEAYLSPSLRGRAEPTPARAVAEGA, encoded by the coding sequence ATGAACATCGGGACGATTCTGGGGCTTCTCGTAGGGATAGGCTGCATCCTGGCCTCTGTGGTGGTGGAGGGAGGGGCTCTCATCGCTTTGGTCAACTTGCCAGGCGCTTTGATCGTCTTTGGCGGCACCATCGGCGCAACCTTGGTGAACTTCCCGCTGGCGTTAATACAGGCACTACCGAAGATGGTGATCCGTACTATCACCGGAGGACCTCACCATCAGGTTGAAGAGTTAGTCTCGCAGTTGGTGAGCCTAGCTGATAAAGCCCGGCGACAGGGGCTGTTATCCCTAGAAGAGGAAGAGCAGAACATTACGGACCCCTTCTTGAAGAAAGGGATCATGCTGGTAGTAGACGGCGTGGATCCCGTTGAGATCCGGCATATCCTGGAGACCGACACTCAGCTGATGGCAGAACGCCACGCTCATGGATATGGTGTTCTGGAGGCGATGGGCGGCTATGCGCCAACGATGGGGGTCTTGGGGGCTGTCCTGGGGCTCATCAACGTGTTGAGTCACTTGGAGGAGTCCTCCCATCTGGGCAAGGGAATCGCTACAGCATTTGTGGCCACAATGTATGGTGTCGGCGTGGCCAATCTTGTCTTCTTACCCCTGGCCGGCAAGCTGAAGGCTCATAGTCAGGAAGAGGTCCTCCTTCGCAAGATCATGACCGAGGGGATATTGGCCATCCAAGCGGGTGACAACCCACATATCATCCGGGAAAAGCTAGAAGCGTATCTGTCCCCCAGCTTGCGGGGGAGGGCAGAGCCGACGCCGGCGAGGGCTGTGGCTGAAGGAGCGTGA
- a CDS encoding flagellar basal body-associated FliL family protein, translated as MKKLFANRKLLIIGGAIALLLFGVGYFMVPSGLPKPIQIQLQIGPTQTQPGTPIPAEPIGPVAPVHQTTLRGHGILFSLGERVVNLADPGGYRYLRVSITLEFLPESAEFYRLPPEKRMAEETHFKEELMRQKPIIDDLVISILSSKTFAEIFSLEGKQQLKEELMEQLNASLGDGKYVGAVYFTDFVVQ; from the coding sequence ATGAAAAAATTGTTTGCCAATCGCAAATTGCTCATCATCGGTGGAGCTATAGCCCTGTTGCTGTTCGGCGTGGGATATTTCATGGTTCCCTCGGGCTTGCCTAAGCCCATCCAGATTCAGCTCCAAATCGGGCCGACTCAGACACAGCCCGGCACGCCTATCCCTGCAGAGCCCATAGGGCCTGTGGCTCCAGTCCATCAGACAACGTTGCGCGGCCATGGGATTCTGTTTTCGCTGGGAGAGCGCGTCGTAAATCTGGCAGACCCGGGTGGGTACCGCTATCTGCGCGTCTCGATCACGCTGGAATTTCTGCCGGAGAGCGCAGAGTTCTATCGGCTCCCACCAGAGAAGCGAATGGCCGAAGAGACGCACTTTAAAGAAGAGCTAATGCGTCAAAAGCCCATCATAGACGATTTGGTGATCTCGATCTTAAGCAGCAAGACGTTTGCTGAGATTTTCTCTTTAGAGGGCAAACAGCAGCTCAAAGAGGAGCTGATGGAACAACTGAATGCCAGCCTGGGCGATGGCAAATATGTTGGGGCTGTATATTTCACCGATTTCGTGGTTCAGTAG
- the fliO gene encoding flagellar biosynthetic protein FliO, translating to MGRVFRITRWLRVVLLIVGWWVVLTGISHAQDPVLGGSQLSAGLESTGFVRDYEELVPAISANPEPAGWRTALGVIGSLLLVVIAIYGTLWGIRAFLWRRGLTAARANWIQVWETVHLSPHRTLHLVEINGRLLVLGATDHQVSLLAEMDRETVGKPSPFAAQLASIADEPMTSMPQVKMDAAFNRLREVIDRLRELGRTEGI from the coding sequence ATGGGCAGGGTTTTCCGTATTACCCGATGGCTGAGGGTGGTCCTCCTGATTGTGGGTTGGTGGGTTGTTTTGACAGGGATCAGCCACGCGCAAGATCCGGTCTTGGGCGGTTCTCAGCTATCTGCAGGACTCGAGTCCACCGGTTTTGTGCGGGATTACGAGGAATTGGTGCCGGCGATCTCGGCCAATCCAGAGCCAGCAGGATGGCGAACGGCCTTGGGAGTGATTGGCAGCCTGCTCTTGGTGGTGATAGCCATTTACGGCACCCTGTGGGGGATCAGAGCCTTTTTGTGGCGGAGGGGCCTAACGGCTGCTAGGGCTAACTGGATCCAAGTATGGGAGACTGTTCACCTGTCCCCTCATCGGACGCTTCATCTGGTTGAGATCAATGGGCGGCTGTTGGTACTAGGCGCTACGGATCATCAGGTAAGCCTATTGGCGGAAATGGATCGGGAGACCGTGGGAAAACCAAGTCCCTTTGCGGCGCAGCTGGCATCCATAGCAGATGAGCCAATGACATCGATGCCGCAGGTGAAAATGGACGCCGCGTTCAATCGGCTGCGCGAGGTGATCGATCGGCTGCGAGAGCTGGGCCGCACGGAGGGGATATGA
- a CDS encoding response regulator transcription factor, translated as MARILVVDDDLRVCRMIEAVLKGQGHFVIVANSGTKALEEAPRVFPDLILLDVMMPDLNGYEVCRRLRSSIKLADTPVMFLTARSMLNDRIEGFEAGADDYLVKPFDLRELELRVEALLRRTRKKNGSAKQLQAGGMRLDATKYQVEVNGRTVQLTPVEFELLYYLMSRAGEVISAEQLLQEVWRYYPGTGDPTVVRMQIMNLRNKIETTPKNPKYIRTVYRHGYYVPA; from the coding sequence ATGGCGCGCATTCTGGTGGTAGATGACGACCTTCGAGTCTGCAGGATGATCGAAGCTGTGCTGAAAGGACAGGGGCACTTCGTCATCGTGGCAAACAGTGGAACCAAAGCCTTGGAAGAGGCCCCCAGAGTGTTCCCCGATCTGATCCTCCTAGATGTGATGATGCCAGACCTAAACGGATATGAAGTCTGTCGCCGCCTTAGGTCGAGCATCAAGTTGGCGGACACGCCGGTGATGTTCCTGACGGCGCGCAGCATGTTGAACGATCGGATCGAGGGATTCGAGGCGGGGGCAGATGACTATCTGGTGAAGCCCTTTGATCTACGAGAGTTGGAGTTGCGCGTGGAAGCCCTCTTGCGTCGGACCCGGAAGAAAAATGGCTCGGCTAAGCAGTTACAGGCCGGGGGAATGCGCCTGGATGCCACCAAATATCAGGTAGAGGTCAATGGGCGCACTGTACAATTGACCCCCGTCGAGTTTGAGCTGTTGTACTATCTGATGAGCCGGGCCGGCGAAGTGATCTCGGCGGAACAGTTGCTGCAGGAGGTCTGGCGCTATTATCCAGGCACCGGGGATCCCACCGTGGTGCGCATGCAGATCATGAACCTCCGGAACAAAATTGAAACGACGCCCAAGAACCCAAAGTACATCCGCACTGTTTACCGGCATGGTTATTATGTTCCCGCTTGA
- a CDS encoding flagellar FlbD family protein, which yields MIYVTRLDGSELVVNADLIETVEQRPDTVISLTTGHKLVVQQSVAEIIERVIAYRQRIANRKAEPSELGAER from the coding sequence GTGATCTACGTGACTCGTCTGGACGGCAGCGAATTGGTAGTCAACGCGGATCTGATCGAGACGGTAGAGCAAAGGCCCGATACCGTGATCTCTCTCACCACAGGCCATAAGCTTGTAGTACAGCAATCCGTTGCGGAAATCATCGAGCGGGTGATCGCTTACCGACAGCGGATTGCCAATCGCAAGGCGGAGCCATCAGAGCTCGGAGCGGAGCGATGA
- a CDS encoding protein-glutamate O-methyltransferase CheR, translating to MTGQEYAFLCRQIREITGIDLSAYKSQQMQRRLDAYLKRSGARGWAEYLRRLTQDPKELRAFRDYLTINVSSFFRDPEKFRRLGDELLPQLMHFGSELTMWSAGCSYGAEAYSLAMVAEMREIRRYHVWGTDIDLSALERAQAGGPYTAEDVKNVPSDLRKKYLELRAEGWYVRPSLRQRVTFSEHNLLEDEIGQSFDLVVCRNVIIYFSDAAKQRALSHLVRALRPGGILFVGGTEMIPFPLARQLGLQAVGISFYRKEEQLGRGVL from the coding sequence ATGACGGGACAAGAGTATGCGTTCCTATGCCGCCAGATTCGAGAGATAACTGGCATTGACCTCTCCGCATACAAGAGCCAGCAGATGCAACGCCGCCTCGACGCGTATCTGAAGCGCAGTGGTGCGAGAGGCTGGGCCGAGTATCTGCGTCGGCTGACACAGGATCCGAAGGAGTTGAGGGCCTTTCGGGATTACCTCACGATTAACGTCTCCTCGTTTTTCCGAGACCCGGAGAAGTTTCGGCGGCTTGGCGACGAGCTCTTACCACAGCTGATGCACTTTGGCTCCGAGTTGACCATGTGGAGTGCAGGGTGCTCGTATGGCGCGGAGGCCTACAGCCTGGCCATGGTGGCCGAAATGCGCGAGATACGACGTTACCACGTTTGGGGCACGGATATTGACCTGAGCGCTCTGGAGAGGGCGCAGGCCGGTGGCCCCTATACCGCAGAAGATGTGAAGAACGTGCCGTCGGATCTGCGGAAGAAATATCTGGAGCTACGCGCCGAAGGATGGTATGTACGGCCCTCTCTTCGCCAACGCGTGACCTTCAGCGAACACAACCTGTTAGAAGACGAGATCGGCCAATCGTTTGACCTGGTGGTGTGTCGTAACGTGATCATCTACTTCTCGGACGCTGCCAAACAGAGGGCGCTGAGCCATTTAGTGCGAGCCTTGCGGCCGGGTGGGATCCTCTTCGTCGGTGGGACAGAGATGATCCCGTTCCCTCTCGCTCGTCAATTAGGACTTCAGGCAGTGGGGATTTCCTTTTACCGTAAGGAGGAACAGCTTGGTAGAGGTGTGCTATGA